In Leptotrichia sp. oral taxon 215 str. W9775, a single genomic region encodes these proteins:
- a CDS encoding energy-coupling factor transporter transmembrane protein EcfT, producing MTKNDMKKLYPITKLFISLALILSLFIVSNYIYNYCMAIICGVIAVCFGVSLKTYVKRLFFSLFWLLLAIFIVQSIFLPSGEVLFKIGIISVYKEGLFKAVILTSRITAFVSILTLLILITPAKEFTIALEKKGLNPKAAFILLLSLQMIPEMTKQANVIMNSQKARGVETEGNILVRAKALIPVFIPLVLSSIVNTEEKAITLEARGFSIGEKRTILDDIKETENDKKIKILLVIFLILCIIWRVYVLF from the coding sequence ATGACAAAAAATGATATGAAAAAACTTTATCCAATAACAAAATTATTTATAAGTTTAGCTTTGATTTTGTCTTTATTTATAGTTTCAAATTATATTTATAATTATTGTATGGCTATTATTTGTGGAGTAATTGCAGTTTGTTTTGGAGTTAGTTTGAAAACTTATGTAAAAAGGCTATTTTTTAGTCTGTTTTGGCTTTTACTGGCTATTTTTATTGTTCAAAGTATATTTTTACCTTCTGGAGAAGTTTTATTTAAAATAGGAATTATTTCAGTTTATAAGGAAGGACTTTTTAAAGCGGTAATTTTAACTTCAAGAATAACAGCATTTGTATCAATATTGACTTTATTGATTTTGATAACTCCTGCTAAAGAATTTACCATTGCATTGGAAAAAAAGGGACTTAATCCAAAAGCGGCATTTATCCTGCTATTATCATTACAAATGATACCTGAAATGACAAAACAGGCTAATGTAATAATGAATTCACAAAAAGCCAGAGGAGTTGAAACAGAAGGGAATATTCTGGTAAGAGCGAAGGCATTAATTCCAGTTTTTATACCGTTGGTACTGTCTTCAATAGTCAATACTGAAGAAAAAGCTATCACGCTGGAAGCTAGAGGATTTTCAATTGGAGAGAAAAGAACAATATTGGATGACATAAAAGAAACTGAAAATGATAAAAAGATAAAGATTCTTCTTGTGAT